The following coding sequences lie in one Maniola jurtina chromosome 11, ilManJurt1.1, whole genome shotgun sequence genomic window:
- the LOC123869815 gene encoding transcription initiation factor TFIID subunit 7-like, with protein MSRDKRELDYPVELETQFIMKMPTEPAKALRDLIKSGENFKNRLVIQLSDDMRNGEVRFDHWLLHAKSVDLPTIVESWKSIDRKSLYKTADICQILICKEEIDPHTEEESPAKNKKKDPHKVDKKYLWPHGITPPTKNVRKRRFRKTLRKKCPEAPEIEKELKRLLRADNEAVSISWEVIKEKTTIASKNETITSNEKFQFKREIKSSTTTNPASKVEDIFGGALSDSDVEDDNVHVDIEDSRLSLYNGHLSDTNSILGVEAPIHNFATEFNSEMFDSSMKIASQKSSTLIASNTSSHYLTDNYRQVVNSSGPITTTLEQLKSDLEELKQRRQRTQLEIAGMENMALRQRFQDIFKTLNKEIITKEIEFQNLKSYLK; from the coding sequence atgagTCGAGATAAGCGTGAACTTGATTATCCTGTAGAATTAGAAACTCAGTTTATTATGAAGATGCCAACGGAACCTGCTAAAGCTCTAAGAGATTTGATCAAATCTGgtgaaaactttaaaaatagaCTTGTGATACAGTTGAGTGATGATATGAGGAATGGAGAAGTAAGATTTGATCATTGGTTGTTACACGCTAAATCTGTAGACTTGCCTACCATTGTTGAGTCTTGGAAAAGTATCGACAGAAAAAGTCTTTACAAAACTGCAGACATCTGTCAGATATTGATATGTAAGGAAGAAATAGATCCTCACACTGAAGAGGAGTCCCCCgctaaaaataagaaaaaagatCCTCACAAAGTGGATAAAAAATACCTCTGGCCTCATGGTATAACACCCCCTactaaaaatgttaggaaaagaCGTTTCAGGAAAACTCTACGAAAAAAATGTCCAGAAGCGcctgaaattgaaaaagaaCTCAAAAGACTATTAAGAGCTGACAATGAAGCTGTCAGCATAAGTTGGGAGgttatcaaagaaaaaaccaCCATTGCTTCAAAAAATGAAACAATAACTTCTAATGAGAAATTTCAATTCAAGagagaaatcaaaagttccacAACTACTAATCCAGCTTCAAAAGTGGAAGATATATTTGGTGGTGCCTTGAGTGACAGTGATGTGGAGGATGATAATGTCCATGTTGACATAGAGGACAGCAGGCTTTCACTTTATAATGGCCATTTATCTGATACAAATTCTATTCTTGGAGTAGAAGCTCCAATCCATAATTTTGCCACAGAATTTAATTCTGAAATGTTTGATTCGTCTATGAAAATAGCATCACAGAAGAGCAGCACACTGATAGCCTCAAATACAAGTAGCCACTATTTAACAGATAATTATAGGCAAGTAGTTAATAGCAGTGGCCCTATCACTACTACACTGGAGCAACTTAAATCTGATCTAGAAGAATTGAAACAAAGAAGACAACGAACTCAACTAGAAATTGCTGGAATGGAAAATATGGCCTTGAGGCAAAGATTTcaagatatttttaaaacattaaataaagaaataataactAAAGAGATTGAATTTCAAAACTTGAAGTCTTACTTGAAATAA